From Haloarcula hispanica ATCC 33960, the proteins below share one genomic window:
- a CDS encoding DUF7846 domain-containing protein — protein sequence MNRLRRPGVQAGLVALLGGITVFTLAHVVFPHHTTNHDEGVYLQQAAMLLEGQLFIYPPVEESFRPWFFVADGERLYPKYAPVPAAMFAVGKLLGGYRIALGLISTGVLALTYHTVREAFDARTGVVATVLMLGSPLFLVEASVFLSYVPTTLWNLGFAAAYLHADRTGSRKTAACAGLAIGIAFFARPYTAVLFATPFIAHALWSLRTRDPARFTRLSLTAIGGLTGVAATLAYNRVVTGSALLFPYEVFAPQDGPGFGYREILGYSREFTPAMSLDANAELLWKLVTQWVVAGPLGTLAAAVGLGAAVRRGIDGRQAALAGVLLTVPLGNGYFWGTVNMLGDLSDPTDGLVAFLGPFYHVDMLVPLTAFGAVGVVAVARWTSRLVTDQVSADRVRPVLLTIALCSAALGGGAAVTAAADPVSDNYAVTQQLEQAYEPFEQRDLDNSLVLLPTPYGDWLNHPFQSVRNDPGFDGDTVYAMQHRQFEVLDAYPERDYYRYVFRGEWVPYLGLPVEPRLQPVSVAEGETVQTDVSASVPEQAALVSIRLASEGENDYATVTGTDRLDLQLSTDRNRTRLTGDGIDDQVSVPTPEDGTVTLIMFVDYGTGAGFEYRAELPVEQTDESVRALTPRLEVCRDQRRCGGEAAYVPGTHRDGISMNATTTSENT from the coding sequence ATGAATCGACTGCGCCGGCCGGGGGTACAGGCGGGGCTGGTGGCGCTGCTGGGCGGGATCACCGTTTTCACGCTTGCCCACGTCGTTTTTCCGCACCACACCACCAACCATGACGAGGGCGTCTACCTCCAGCAGGCCGCGATGTTGCTGGAGGGGCAACTGTTCATTTACCCCCCGGTCGAGGAGTCGTTCCGGCCGTGGTTTTTCGTCGCCGACGGCGAGCGGCTGTATCCGAAATACGCGCCGGTTCCGGCGGCGATGTTCGCCGTCGGGAAACTACTCGGCGGCTACCGCATTGCGCTCGGACTGATTTCGACCGGCGTGCTGGCGCTGACCTACCACACCGTCCGTGAGGCATTCGACGCTCGAACCGGCGTGGTAGCGACCGTCCTCATGCTCGGATCGCCGCTGTTCCTCGTCGAGGCGTCGGTGTTCCTCTCGTACGTGCCGACGACGCTCTGGAACCTCGGCTTCGCCGCGGCGTATCTCCACGCCGACCGGACGGGGAGCCGGAAGACGGCGGCGTGTGCTGGGCTCGCGATCGGCATCGCCTTTTTCGCACGGCCGTACACGGCGGTGTTGTTTGCGACGCCGTTCATCGCCCACGCGCTGTGGTCGCTCCGGACGCGCGACCCGGCGCGGTTCACGCGACTGTCGCTGACTGCCATCGGCGGGCTCACCGGCGTTGCCGCGACGCTTGCATACAACCGCGTCGTCACCGGCTCCGCGCTGTTGTTCCCCTACGAGGTGTTCGCCCCGCAGGACGGCCCGGGCTTCGGCTACCGAGAGATTCTGGGCTACTCGCGCGAGTTCACGCCAGCGATGTCGCTGGACGCGAACGCCGAACTCCTCTGGAAGCTCGTCACCCAGTGGGTCGTCGCCGGGCCGCTGGGAACGCTCGCTGCAGCCGTCGGACTCGGGGCTGCCGTGCGCCGCGGGATAGATGGTCGACAGGCGGCGCTGGCCGGCGTCCTCCTGACGGTCCCGCTCGGCAACGGCTACTTCTGGGGCACCGTGAACATGCTCGGGGACCTCTCGGACCCGACCGACGGTCTGGTCGCCTTCCTGGGGCCGTTCTACCACGTCGACATGCTCGTCCCGCTGACGGCCTTCGGTGCCGTCGGGGTCGTTGCGGTCGCTCGATGGACGAGCCGACTCGTCACCGACCAAGTCAGCGCCGACCGCGTCCGTCCGGTTCTGCTCACGATAGCGCTCTGTAGTGCGGCGCTGGGCGGCGGCGCAGCCGTCACAGCGGCGGCCGACCCGGTCTCGGACAACTACGCGGTGACCCAGCAGCTAGAGCAGGCCTACGAACCATTCGAGCAGCGTGACCTCGACAATAGCCTCGTCCTGCTTCCCACGCCCTATGGCGACTGGCTCAACCACCCGTTCCAGTCGGTTCGCAACGACCCCGGCTTCGACGGCGACACCGTCTACGCGATGCAACACCGCCAGTTCGAGGTGCTCGACGCCTATCCCGAGCGGGACTACTACCGCTACGTGTTCCGCGGCGAGTGGGTCCCGTATCTGGGGCTGCCCGTCGAGCCGCGACTCCAGCCGGTGTCGGTCGCGGAGGGCGAGACGGTCCAAACGGACGTGTCGGCGTCGGTTCCGGAGCAGGCCGCGCTGGTCTCGATCCGGCTCGCAAGCGAGGGTGAGAACGACTACGCGACAGTTACCGGAACGGACCGGCTGGATCTGCAGCTCTCGACCGACCGGAATCGGACGCGACTCACCGGCGACGGAATCGACGACCAGGTCAGCGTCCCGACGCCGGAAGACGGGACGGTCACGCTGATTATGTTCGTCGACTACGGCACCGGCGCGGGGTTCGAGTACCGCGCGGAACTCCCGGTCGAGCAGACAGACGAGAGCGTCCGGGCGCTGACGCCGCGGCTCGAAGTCTGTCGGGACCAGCGCCGCTGCGGCGGCGAAGCGGCCTACGTCCCGGGCACGCATCGCGATGGCATCAGCATGAACGCGACCACGACAAGCGAGAATACGTGA
- a CDS encoding gluconate 2-dehydrogenase subunit 3 family protein, with translation MTDYELTRRDALKALGAAGVTVAGGAAALAWDRSTSDDADESAEADAASSESSFGDHERETYRAVAAIVYPSEVTGVAGFVDSYVAGRVEADPERAEAMAAAVSALDTYTREWEGTDFVAVDAATKEDTLRGMGVKASDPDPHGDPRHRVRYYLVNDLLFALYSSPTGGKLVGIENPQGHPGGTGSYQQPPNDR, from the coding sequence ATGACTGACTACGAACTCACCAGACGCGACGCACTGAAAGCACTCGGCGCGGCGGGTGTCACCGTCGCCGGCGGCGCGGCGGCGCTCGCCTGGGACAGGTCGACAAGCGACGATGCTGACGAGTCAGCCGAGGCCGACGCCGCCAGTTCCGAATCGAGCTTCGGGGACCACGAACGCGAGACGTACCGTGCCGTCGCCGCTATCGTCTATCCGAGCGAGGTGACGGGCGTCGCTGGATTCGTCGACAGCTACGTCGCCGGACGGGTCGAGGCAGACCCCGAACGAGCCGAAGCCATGGCGGCAGCGGTTTCGGCTCTGGACACGTACACCCGAGAGTGGGAAGGCACCGACTTCGTGGCGGTCGATGCTGCGACGAAAGAAGATACGCTTCGGGGAATGGGGGTCAAGGCCTCTGATCCGGACCCACATGGCGACCCGAGGCACCGCGTCCGCTACTACCTCGTCAACGACCTCCTGTTCGCGCTGTACAGTTCGCCGACCGGCGGTAAGCTCGTCGGCATCGAGAATCCACAGGGCCACCCCGGTGGAACGGGTAGCTATCAGCAGCCACCGAACGACCGATAA
- a CDS encoding beta-ketoacyl-ACP reductase, whose product MNLDNQTCVVTGSSRGIGRGIAKDLGAHGANVVVNYRSSEAEARAVVEDIRESGGNAIAAQADVAKLDEVRAMRERVADEFGPTDVLVNNAGITIDKKFENMTREDWETVIDVNLGGVFNGTKAFYDDIRDAEHGRLINISSVVGQQGNIGQANYATTKSGLFGFTRTLALELAHTGSTANCVAPGFVKTDMLEEVPERVQEKILREIPLDRFARVEDIAGIVRFVASEESSYMTGQVLGVNGGMEW is encoded by the coding sequence ATGAACCTGGATAATCAGACCTGTGTCGTCACCGGGTCCTCGCGCGGTATCGGCCGCGGAATCGCCAAAGACCTCGGTGCTCACGGGGCCAACGTCGTCGTAAATTACCGGTCCTCGGAAGCGGAAGCCCGTGCCGTCGTCGAGGATATCCGCGAAAGCGGTGGCAATGCTATCGCGGCGCAGGCCGACGTGGCGAAACTCGATGAAGTCCGGGCGATGCGTGAGAGGGTGGCCGACGAGTTCGGTCCCACGGACGTGCTCGTCAACAACGCTGGTATCACCATCGACAAGAAATTCGAGAACATGACCCGTGAAGACTGGGAGACGGTTATCGACGTCAACCTGGGCGGCGTGTTCAACGGGACGAAGGCGTTCTACGACGACATCCGCGACGCCGAGCACGGCCGACTGATAAATATCTCTAGCGTCGTCGGCCAGCAGGGCAACATCGGGCAGGCCAACTATGCGACGACGAAATCCGGGTTGTTCGGATTTACACGGACGCTTGCGCTCGAACTGGCACACACGGGCTCGACCGCGAACTGCGTCGCGCCGGGCTTTGTCAAGACCGATATGCTAGAGGAGGTGCCCGAACGCGTGCAGGAGAAGATTCTGCGGGAGATTCCGCTCGACCGGTTCGCACGCGTCGAAGACATCGCCGGCATCGTGAGGTTCGTCGCCAGCGAGGAATCGAGCTATATGACAGGACAGGTACTTGGTGTTAACGGCGGGATGGAGTGGTAG
- a CDS encoding helix-turn-helix transcriptional regulator, which translates to MGVESVIQYVRTSSVRTDIIGSLCPGAKATNELLSAVTASESAIYDALSNLEGRGLVTSMDDGWRLTGTGRLVADTIHRQQRLEELFAVAPQYWESHDTSVLPQPFRCRLPELDEYTVIRGTQTDINRPVREVVTRVESVQNCDVVSPVYHPEYEEAMPDSPDSRLVVSCAVIDEILGKESVSLDMNRYEETTVRVTEVPYALAVADDWMILTLPELDGAWPSAKIVSETDSAISWARDLFAHLWTDATPIETYLADR; encoded by the coding sequence ATGGGCGTAGAATCAGTTATTCAGTACGTCCGAACGTCGTCCGTCCGGACGGACATCATCGGCTCGCTGTGTCCCGGAGCCAAGGCCACCAACGAACTGCTGTCAGCGGTCACTGCGAGCGAGTCCGCGATATACGATGCGCTCTCGAACCTCGAAGGCCGCGGTCTGGTCACCTCGATGGATGACGGATGGCGACTCACCGGTACCGGCCGCCTCGTCGCGGATACGATTCACCGCCAGCAACGCCTCGAGGAACTCTTCGCCGTGGCCCCGCAGTACTGGGAGTCCCACGATACGTCAGTTCTACCACAGCCGTTCCGGTGTCGCCTCCCAGAACTCGACGAGTACACGGTCATCCGTGGCACGCAGACCGATATCAACCGCCCGGTCCGCGAAGTCGTCACTCGCGTCGAGAGCGTCCAGAACTGCGACGTGGTCTCGCCCGTCTACCACCCAGAGTACGAGGAAGCGATGCCAGATAGCCCCGACTCGAGACTGGTGGTAAGCTGTGCTGTCATCGACGAGATACTCGGCAAGGAGTCCGTCTCGCTCGATATGAATCGATACGAGGAGACGACCGTTCGTGTCACGGAGGTCCCGTACGCACTTGCCGTCGCCGACGACTGGATGATCCTGACGCTCCCAGAACTCGACGGAGCCTGGCCGTCGGCGAAAATCGTCTCCGAAACGGACAGCGCTATTTCGTGGGCACGGGACCTGTTCGCGCACCTCTGGACGGATGCAACCCCGATAGAAACGTATCTCGCCGACCGCTGA
- a CDS encoding ABC transporter permease produces the protein MGTKDRYERLREQATTSERDSSPHTLLAVVSLAISLLLLAPLVWIFLRAGEIEFARAVELLTSDTTVSVTLNTLALVTGVTVASILIGVPLAILTAQTDLPFKRFWTITSALPLVVPSYIGAFAFVSAFGPRGVLADLLSPLGIEQIPTIYGLHGAILVLTLFTYPYVFLTTRASLLSFDGTVVEAARTLNHTRWEAFRRVTLPQIAPGIAAGALLVALYALSDFGTPAIMQYDVFTRMIYNEFGARRLDYASVLSMLLLVMALGILAVESRLSAGRDGAYVSSGSRRPGLIRLGYWKAPALLFCGAIASLCLVLPIGILLQWLLRSGTGYSGGGFAFEASYAWNSVGLAAAAAAICVVAALPIAYLAARGTSGISSLPERATYVGYAVPGVVLGLALVYLGLRYVPFLYQSVILLVFAYVIRFLPQAVGTTESSILQVDPQYIEAARSLGYHPLSAFRKVVLPLVAPGIAAGAALVFLTTMKELPATLMLRPTGFETFVTYIWLVQGAGYYGQAAVPALVLVGLSGLSMLVILRREDTS, from the coding sequence ATGGGCACAAAAGACCGGTACGAGCGGCTTCGGGAGCAGGCGACGACGTCGGAACGAGACTCGTCGCCGCACACGCTGCTCGCAGTGGTCTCGCTGGCGATCTCGCTGCTGTTACTGGCACCGCTGGTTTGGATCTTTCTCAGGGCAGGTGAAATCGAGTTCGCGCGTGCGGTCGAATTGCTGACAAGCGACACGACCGTCTCGGTGACGCTGAACACGCTGGCGCTGGTGACTGGTGTCACTGTCGCATCGATTCTCATCGGCGTCCCGCTGGCGATTCTCACCGCCCAGACCGATCTGCCGTTCAAACGGTTCTGGACGATCACGTCCGCGTTGCCACTGGTCGTTCCGAGCTACATCGGGGCCTTCGCGTTCGTCTCGGCCTTTGGCCCCCGTGGCGTCCTCGCGGACCTGCTCTCGCCGCTCGGTATCGAGCAAATCCCGACAATATACGGCCTGCACGGCGCAATACTCGTCCTGACACTGTTTACCTACCCGTACGTATTCTTGACTACGCGCGCGTCGCTGCTGTCGTTCGACGGGACCGTCGTCGAGGCCGCCCGGACGCTGAATCACACTCGTTGGGAGGCGTTCCGCCGCGTCACGCTACCACAGATCGCACCAGGCATCGCCGCCGGCGCGCTGCTGGTGGCACTGTACGCGCTCTCTGACTTCGGAACGCCGGCGATTATGCAGTACGACGTGTTCACGCGGATGATCTACAACGAGTTCGGCGCGCGCCGACTGGACTACGCCTCCGTGCTCTCGATGCTGTTGCTCGTGATGGCGCTCGGCATCCTCGCCGTCGAATCCCGGCTCAGCGCGGGCCGGGACGGTGCCTACGTCAGCAGCGGTTCGCGCCGGCCCGGTCTCATCAGGCTCGGGTACTGGAAGGCCCCGGCACTGCTGTTTTGCGGTGCCATCGCGTCCCTGTGTCTGGTGCTTCCCATCGGTATCCTGCTCCAGTGGCTCCTCCGTTCCGGCACGGGCTACAGCGGCGGTGGCTTCGCGTTCGAGGCGTCCTATGCCTGGAACTCGGTCGGTCTGGCCGCCGCCGCGGCCGCTATCTGCGTCGTGGCGGCGCTCCCGATTGCGTACCTCGCCGCGCGGGGCACGTCGGGTATTTCGTCACTTCCCGAGCGGGCCACGTACGTCGGCTACGCGGTCCCCGGTGTCGTTCTCGGCCTCGCGCTGGTGTACCTTGGGCTCCGGTACGTCCCCTTCCTGTACCAGAGCGTCATCCTGCTGGTGTTCGCCTACGTGATTCGGTTCCTCCCGCAGGCCGTCGGGACGACCGAATCCTCGATTCTCCAAGTCGATCCGCAGTACATCGAGGCGGCGCGGTCGCTGGGCTACCACCCGCTCTCGGCGTTCCGGAAGGTCGTCTTGCCGCTCGTCGCGCCGGGTATCGCCGCCGGGGCCGCGCTGGTGTTCCTGACGACTATGAAGGAATTGCCGGCAACGCTGATGTTACGCCCGACGGGCTTCGAAACCTTCGTCACGTACATCTGGCTCGTCCAGGGTGCCGGCTACTACGGACAGGCGGCGGTCCCGGCCCTCGTGCTCGTTGGCCTTTCCGGACTCTCCATGCTGGTCATTCTTCGACGGGAGGACACAAGCTAA
- the trmB gene encoding HTH-type sugar sensing transcriptional regulator TrmB: protein MSSDDLEASLEQVIARFNLGEYEISAYLAVLQHGELTASEISENTDIPQPRVYDTVRSLSDVGLVELKESRPMKVLAIDPREAFEGIQDSLDDLVDDLSSRYTAPAREPEAVSLVKSRPTILRYLEDIIETAEYELTLSLTPALLERFEDRLAARKQSGIAIEILISPGVDAPDPARFDYESIATTVKARRGITTPVVAVADGNYSMYATRESVRGDTDRYGVIFNRSELGFLVSGFLNTVLWTTAETIASDGDGLPFPRRYGTIRRCISDLMTLDGEFYATIEGRDVETGDHRVVEGKVDQASFSSNREVATLVVETAEGPVEVGGQVAAFEDMEAYEIRIGTDEPPEN, encoded by the coding sequence ATGTCTAGTGACGACTTGGAAGCATCGCTCGAACAGGTAATTGCGCGGTTCAATCTCGGCGAGTACGAGATTTCAGCCTACCTGGCCGTGTTGCAACACGGTGAGCTGACAGCGTCGGAGATCTCGGAGAACACGGACATTCCACAGCCGCGGGTGTACGATACGGTCCGGAGCCTCAGCGACGTCGGACTCGTCGAACTCAAGGAGTCCCGGCCGATGAAGGTCCTGGCTATCGATCCTCGGGAAGCCTTCGAGGGGATTCAAGACTCGCTTGATGACCTCGTCGACGACCTGTCTTCGCGCTACACGGCCCCCGCACGGGAGCCGGAAGCCGTCTCGCTCGTCAAATCCCGGCCGACGATACTCCGGTACCTCGAAGACATCATCGAGACGGCCGAGTACGAACTGACGCTGTCGCTGACCCCGGCCCTGCTAGAGCGGTTCGAAGACAGACTCGCGGCCCGGAAGCAGTCCGGCATCGCTATTGAAATTCTCATTTCACCGGGTGTGGACGCTCCCGACCCAGCGCGGTTCGATTACGAGTCCATCGCGACCACGGTGAAGGCCCGCCGCGGTATCACGACACCGGTCGTCGCCGTCGCCGATGGGAACTACTCGATGTACGCCACCCGCGAGAGCGTCCGCGGCGACACAGACAGATACGGCGTCATATTCAATCGGTCGGAACTCGGGTTTCTGGTGTCCGGGTTCCTCAACACGGTGCTGTGGACAACGGCCGAAACGATTGCCAGCGACGGGGACGGGCTGCCGTTCCCGCGCCGCTACGGGACGATCAGGCGCTGTATCTCTGACTTGATGACATTGGACGGGGAGTTCTACGCGACTATCGAGGGGCGGGACGTGGAAACGGGCGACCACCGGGTCGTCGAGGGCAAAGTGGACCAGGCGTCGTTCAGTTCGAACCGCGAGGTCGCGACGCTGGTCGTCGAGACGGCCGAGGGGCCGGTAGAAGTCGGTGGACAAGTCGCTGCGTTCGAGGATATGGAGGCGTACGAGATCCGGATCGGAACGGACGAACCGCCCGAGAACTGA
- a CDS encoding extracellular solute-binding protein, with protein MSDSNDLTGRNATQSRRRFLALGGATAATALAGCSGILGGGDGGEGGSDGGTDTGAGQISLSDFRGSGPLVEQRDAPGGTSIEELPDLSGELTLYLGGGEGGLYLDLINLLEQLYPDFTANHRLEASSDLANTIIEENEAGASPADVFMSIDAGSLGAVANAGATASLPEEALSTVPEAYQDSEGRWVGIAGRARAIPYNTNQISESDIPSTVQEFPETAALENSMGWAPSYGAFQSFVTAMRLIRGDDETMSWLQAMQDHGITTYDDEFRVSNACADGELTAGFANHYYTLRVQSARDDSPIGLAFTEGDAGALVNVSGLEIIDGTDNADLASNFVRHVLSAEAQEFFATRTFAYPMIPGVAPVGDLPRIDDLNPPDINLTELADVAGTVDLLRDAGVL; from the coding sequence ATGAGTGATTCTAACGATCTGACTGGACGTAACGCGACGCAGTCTCGACGGCGCTTCCTCGCTCTCGGCGGCGCGACTGCCGCAACAGCGCTTGCCGGCTGTTCCGGCATTCTCGGTGGTGGCGATGGCGGTGAGGGTGGAAGTGACGGTGGAACTGATACCGGCGCCGGGCAGATTTCCCTTTCGGACTTCCGTGGGTCCGGCCCACTGGTGGAACAGCGGGACGCTCCCGGCGGCACCTCCATCGAGGAGTTGCCGGACCTCAGCGGCGAACTGACGCTGTATCTCGGCGGTGGCGAGGGTGGACTGTATCTCGACCTCATCAACCTGCTCGAACAGCTGTATCCGGACTTCACGGCGAACCACCGGCTCGAAGCCTCCAGCGACCTCGCGAACACGATTATCGAGGAAAACGAGGCCGGCGCGAGTCCCGCCGACGTGTTCATGTCCATCGACGCCGGTTCGCTCGGTGCCGTGGCCAACGCCGGTGCGACCGCGAGTCTCCCCGAAGAGGCCCTTTCGACGGTCCCCGAAGCCTACCAGGACAGCGAGGGCCGCTGGGTTGGCATCGCCGGTCGCGCCCGGGCGATCCCGTACAACACGAACCAGATCTCCGAATCCGACATCCCATCGACAGTTCAGGAGTTCCCCGAGACAGCTGCGCTGGAAAACAGCATGGGCTGGGCACCGAGCTACGGCGCGTTCCAGTCCTTTGTCACCGCGATGCGGCTCATCCGCGGCGACGACGAGACGATGTCGTGGCTTCAGGCGATGCAGGACCACGGTATCACTACCTACGACGACGAGTTCCGCGTTTCCAACGCCTGCGCCGACGGTGAACTCACCGCCGGCTTCGCCAACCACTACTACACGCTTCGGGTCCAGTCCGCCCGCGACGACTCGCCCATCGGCCTCGCGTTCACCGAGGGCGACGCCGGCGCGCTCGTCAACGTCTCGGGGCTGGAAATCATCGACGGAACCGACAACGCGGACCTGGCGTCGAACTTCGTCCGGCACGTTCTCTCGGCGGAGGCCCAGGAGTTCTTCGCCACCCGGACGTTCGCGTATCCGATGATTCCGGGCGTCGCACCGGTCGGCGACCTGCCGCGCATCGACGACCTGAACCCACCGGACATCAACCTGACCGAACTGGCCGACGTGGCCGGAACCGTGGACTTACTTCGGGACGCTGGCGTCCTCTAA
- a CDS encoding dolichyl-phosphate hexose transferase, translating to MAIQGSRSDEPAGYTFDDLAVVMGTYNEEEAIGTVLDDIAAVTDGRAEVVCVDGSSDRTPEIAREHGATVIQQEPQGYGVAVREAVLTPDRPVVVTTDCDDTYPMERLPDFLAEINDGADVVSGDRLYYGAEQMPAMNKLGNELFALLASVLMGKRVHDTTTGMRAYRREVLQKIVWTENTGLSAELLMRPLMRGYDVRERPIAYDERKGETKLDPFSGGAAIAKSIVRVALEERFR from the coding sequence ATGGCTATTCAGGGTTCACGGAGCGACGAACCGGCCGGCTACACCTTCGACGACCTCGCGGTCGTTATGGGCACGTACAACGAGGAAGAAGCAATCGGCACCGTGCTCGATGACATCGCTGCAGTGACTGACGGGCGCGCCGAAGTCGTCTGTGTCGACGGGTCCAGCGACCGGACACCGGAGATCGCCCGCGAGCACGGCGCTACAGTCATCCAACAGGAACCGCAGGGGTACGGCGTGGCAGTCCGCGAAGCCGTGCTGACACCGGACCGGCCGGTCGTCGTCACGACGGACTGCGACGACACGTATCCGATGGAACGCCTGCCCGATTTCCTCGCGGAAATAAACGACGGGGCCGACGTCGTCAGCGGTGACCGACTGTACTACGGGGCCGAACAGATGCCGGCGATGAACAAACTGGGGAACGAACTGTTCGCGCTACTCGCGAGCGTGCTCATGGGCAAGCGCGTCCACGACACGACGACTGGAATGCGCGCGTACCGCCGCGAGGTCCTCCAGAAGATCGTCTGGACCGAGAACACCGGACTCTCGGCCGAACTGCTCATGCGGCCGCTGATGCGTGGCTACGACGTGCGTGAGCGCCCCATCGCGTACGACGAGCGGAAAGGCGAGACGAAGCTCGACCCGTTCTCCGGCGGGGCCGCCATCGCGAAATCTATCGTCCGCGTTGCGCTCGAAGAACGGTTCCGGTAA
- a CDS encoding ABC transporter ATP-binding protein, translated as MSRQTRTQQTSDFDDVDAAVANPNRTVLELDDVSKDYGHEVAVENLSLDVKDGELLTLLGPSGCGKTTTLRMIAGLERPSDGQISIADEVIADGTSFRKPEERNVGIVFQDYALFPHLTVAENIAFGLTEMEEDAVGERVDELLELVDLSAHHDKMPSQLSGGQQQRVALARSLAPEPDVLLLDEPFSNLDVRLRVEMREEVRKILKRAGVTAISVTHDQEEALSISDRVAIMNDGTIAQIGDPAEVFENPESRFVASFLGQASFLSARVTNDQIETGLGSFDVDLLNGPVAAYNGAMVDVLVRPDDLQAMPTNESKADGYVVHRQYNGPSFVYRVELHSGDVVHCMHNHVETFEPGQPVEVDLVADHDLAWYPTE; from the coding sequence ATGTCTCGACAAACACGCACACAGCAAACATCGGACTTCGACGACGTGGACGCAGCAGTAGCGAACCCGAACCGGACCGTCCTGGAACTGGACGACGTTTCCAAGGACTACGGTCACGAAGTCGCCGTCGAGAACCTCTCGCTCGACGTGAAAGACGGCGAACTGCTGACGTTGCTTGGTCCCTCGGGCTGTGGCAAGACGACGACGCTCCGGATGATTGCCGGGCTGGAACGCCCCTCCGACGGGCAAATCTCTATCGCCGACGAAGTCATCGCCGACGGCACCTCGTTCCGGAAGCCCGAGGAGCGCAACGTCGGTATCGTCTTCCAGGACTACGCCCTGTTCCCGCATCTCACCGTCGCCGAGAACATCGCGTTCGGCCTGACCGAGATGGAGGAAGACGCTGTCGGAGAGCGGGTCGACGAACTGCTCGAACTGGTCGACCTGTCGGCCCATCACGACAAGATGCCGAGCCAGCTTTCCGGCGGCCAGCAGCAACGCGTCGCGCTCGCGCGCTCGCTGGCCCCGGAGCCTGACGTCCTCCTGCTCGACGAGCCGTTCTCGAACCTGGACGTGCGCCTGCGCGTCGAGATGCGCGAGGAGGTCCGCAAGATCCTCAAGCGGGCCGGCGTCACCGCCATCTCCGTGACCCACGACCAGGAGGAGGCGCTGTCGATCAGCGACCGCGTCGCCATCATGAACGACGGGACCATCGCTCAGATCGGCGACCCCGCTGAAGTGTTCGAGAACCCCGAGAGCCGCTTCGTCGCGAGCTTCCTCGGCCAGGCGAGTTTCCTCTCGGCCCGGGTGACTAACGACCAAATCGAGACAGGGCTGGGCTCGTTCGACGTGGACCTGCTGAACGGGCCAGTTGCGGCGTACAACGGCGCAATGGTGGACGTGCTTGTCCGGCCCGATGACCTGCAGGCGATGCCGACGAACGAGTCCAAAGCCGACGGCTACGTCGTCCATCGCCAGTACAACGGCCCCTCGTTCGTCTACCGGGTCGAGCTCCACAGCGGCGACGTCGTCCACTGCATGCACAACCACGTCGAGACGTTCGAACCGGGCCAGCCCGTCGAGGTCGACTTGGTCGCGGACCACGACCTGGCCTGGTACCCGACGGAATGA